One Patescibacteria group bacterium genomic region harbors:
- the rpsT gene encoding 30S ribosomal protein S20 — protein sequence MPITKSAIKELRKVKKRTARNKKIKANLKYLEKKFLKFIREKNKEKAREFYQKIQKALDKAAKRNVIKKNKASRKKSRLAKKLNFLLKS from the coding sequence ATGCCAATCACAAAATCAGCTATAAAAGAATTAAGAAAGGTAAAAAAAAGAACGGCAAGAAATAAAAAAATCAAAGCCAATCTTAAATATTTAGAAAAAAAATTTTTGAAATTTATCAGAGAGAAAAATAAAGAAAAAGCCAGAGAATTTTATCAGAAAATTCAGAAAGCTCTTGATAAAGCCGCCAAAAGAAATGTCATCAAAAAAAACAAAGCCAGCCGAAAAAAATCAAGATTGGCAAAAAAGCTAAATTTTTTATTAAAGAGTTAA
- the holA gene encoding DNA polymerase III subunit delta — protein sequence MIFFLYGPDTFRSQEKLRALVENFKQKRDWRGLSVLRLEGQDLTVDKFRQSVFSPGLFSTKRLIIIENLLSQNEDSALLQEVINFVRKSKKGKKKEEKDNVVIFRESEEKIPQNESHQKLFSLLKKEKYAQKFDWLENNELRKWIKEEVKKRDGEIEEKAVDLLVNFIGPDLWRMSTELDKLIAYGQGKISAKNVKLIVETKPEEDIFNLIDALVEKNKKRAVQLIREQLENDIPFTQLLNLLARQFRIILQIKDRKEKFLNYYQLASELGVHPYSVKKSLIQAPRYTLDELKKIYQELLRIDYQLKTTNLQPELLFDLLVAKL from the coding sequence GAAAAACTCCGAGCCTTGGTGGAAAACTTTAAACAGAAAAGAGATTGGCGAGGTTTAAGCGTTTTAAGACTAGAAGGGCAGGATTTAACCGTTGATAAATTTCGACAGAGCGTTTTTTCACCCGGTCTGTTTTCGACAAAAAGATTGATTATTATTGAAAACCTTTTAAGCCAGAATGAAGATTCTGCTTTATTGCAGGAAGTGATTAATTTTGTGAGAAAAAGCAAGAAAGGAAAGAAGAAAGAAGAAAAAGACAATGTTGTCATTTTTCGCGAAAGCGAAGAAAAGATACCCCAAAACGAGAGCCATCAAAAACTTTTTAGTCTGCTAAAAAAAGAAAAATATGCCCAAAAATTTGATTGGTTAGAAAATAATGAATTACGAAAATGGATTAAAGAAGAGGTTAAAAAAAGAGACGGAGAAATCGAAGAAAAAGCTGTTGATTTATTGGTAAATTTTATTGGACCTGATCTTTGGCGAATGAGTACTGAATTGGATAAATTAATAGCTTATGGTCAAGGCAAAATTTCGGCGAAAAATGTTAAATTAATAGTTGAAACCAAACCAGAAGAAGATATTTTTAATTTAATTGATGCCCTAGTTGAGAAAAATAAAAAAAGAGCCGTTCAATTAATTAGGGAACAATTAGAAAACGACATTCCTTTTACCCAACTTCTTAATCTTTTGGCTCGTCAATTTAGAATTATTCTTCAAATTAAGGATAGGAAAGAGAAATTTTTAAATTATTATCAGTTAGCTAGTGAATTGGGTGTTCATCCTTATAGTGTTAAAAAATCATTAATCCAAGCCCCAAGATATACTTTAGATGAATTAAAAAAAATCTATCAGGAACTTCTAAGGATAGACTATCAACTCAAGACAACCAATCTTCAACCGGAACTTTTATTTGACTTATTGGTGGCAAAACTATAA